The DNA window tcatcagCTCACCGACATCTTCCACCTCGACGTCCTATCCCTTATTTCTTGGTCAACCAAAAACTtcatttaactaatatattttgttaactaATGGACCTCTCAATTACTAATCTCATGACCACTTCTGTTCATAACCATCTCTATCAAACATTTTTTATCCTCACTTTTGACAAACTAACCATCTCATAATTATCGactttttaccctcacttttcggtcaaccaacaatctcattcacatatttaaacACCAATGTTCTTTATTCTTCAATAGAGCTGTCATTACTAATCTCCTAACATCATTCGAGTATTTTGTACTTCAACAATCTCATATCATATTACCGCGACCTCTTTTTACCCTCATTTCGGCAAACCAACCAAAATTCAATCAATCTATAATCTTGTGACTTCACTTATATATGTCGGTCAACcaatcatctcattcatatattaaactaccatattctttttttaatggATCTCTCGTATAACTAATCTCGATACCTCACTTTGAGCATCTTTCACCCCAACCATCTCTCATATCATTATTTTGACATCTTAACTCCCACTTCAGAAAACCAACCACAATATAAACAACCTCTCATCTTGTAACCTCacactttaataattaaaataaagacctaaaataaattaaataattatttgggttaaatattatactcattattcccaaattaattaaaataaatgtcaaaattaaattaaataattatttaaaataaatattatattaattaatctcaaattaatttaaaattactcaaataaattaaataattattttggaaagTATACTGTAGTAATTTGaatcccaaaataattaaaataaggcTCTAAACACACacagaataaataaaatagactaaatctaaattttatctattaattaatttggtgtatttttacaaataaaccatatttataaaaagacgAAGAAGAGAGGGTCAAACGAGACCAAACGCGGAGCTAAAACGCGTAACCAATGTAACCAGCAAGGCCAAACAGAAGCTCTAGACAATGGACTAACGCTAGGCACGCAAGATGCCCATTGTTGATAGAATCTTGAAGATAAAAGCCATTAAGCTACTTTTAGCAAAATTCTatcaaataaaaagattaaCCAGGGCCTATAAATAATATCTCGTGTCCAAGACAAAGACTAAGAAAAAAACCAAGTCTTGACACAAGTTCTTTAGAAAATCctctattcaaatttttaagcttttaagtttaaaaataaattttgtacaGAGCTTTCAAACTCGGTTGTGATCCATCTAAAAGCTTCAACAAGATCTTAAGACTGTTCTCCGACTCATTATAAGTcataattaatgatataataCATGTTatgaatcaaaattaaaatttacacaTTGGTGTTTATATGTTCTTCAATAGTGTACTATCCTTTGATTCCTTGATTTGAAATTCATTTTAAGATCATCTATAAACTTTCAGTAAAAAACAATTTGGATTAATCAAGCTAAATAAGAAAAACTCAGATTTCCAGCGACTAGACCGCATTGACCTCGACCCAAACCGCGTCTGATCCGGCCTAACGCTCTCTCAAACCGATGGTCCACTTAGCGCCGGTTCAATCCGCTTAGGGCCTATTCATTTCTagcttttaaattttaaatgttttttttaacatttaaagactttaaattagttttaaaaaatgaaaaaaaacataaaattggtttacatattcaaaaataaattttaaaactcgtttggatttgtttttaattctaatacctttaattgatatttttcaagtaccttttttttataattttcgaCGTCAATAGCAGGTAtcgaaatttatttaatattttaaaatttaatacgTCAAAACATGATACATGtctagaattaaaaaaaaaataattggataaataaaacgtaaaaattcagtttttccaaaaattgtcaaaattttgtgaaataaaaccattttttaaCGAGCATGGAGGATATAACGCGAGAGCCTTTTCTCGAGTGTCATCGAACATCGAACTCACAAAGAAGCCTAATATTATGTTGAgtctcattttaaaaaaatctcctTCGTTTGaagttgagagaaaaaaaatacaatcttTGACCCTCTAAAAATCAAAAAGAAAATGACGATAACAATGATGATATTAAGAGACACGTAATAGTAAGGAGGAGATCATCATTTTGAAGAATATCTCAAATGGAAACTAATTGTctcatttcaaataaaaaaagaagaaaaaaagataaataaaagatatccGGTTGGACTCGATATTGTTTCTTTCTAAATGCTAAGAAACTTTAATTCTCGAAGAAAATTTGCAAAGAGAAGAAAATGCTGAATTCAAAACCAAAGACATGAATTGAGAATAAAATAGATGTTTAAACTCAAggcataaaaaaataaaagataaaattaccTATTattggttgagatattgaaatcaccatttgcgGTTCACCAAATCTGGTGAAGCAAGAACCGAAGTGTATCAATTTTATCAGATATACCTGTGatacaaaaaaaacaacaaatgaCAATTGTGTTggttgaggtgttgaaatcacAACTTCTCATTTAACGCAAAGACATTAGTGTATAGATTCTACTATATATCCCGattgtaaaaaaatgaaaactcaTATTGATTGAGAtattaaaataaccatttattATGTCTTGTAAATCaagaattcaaatataaatataaatatatatataaatatatatatgagtccAATAAAGCTCTTCTTCCAAAATTGAAAGTTATTAAGCATCCTCTAAAATCTGTATGAAAATGGAGACAAGGAAAAttgaggaggaagaggaggaatcacaaataaagtttttattattatatgcaGGGTTTCTTGGTTCCAAATTGAGGAGGAAGAGGACGaatcacaaataaaatatgtttattttaaatatgacaataatatcattttcgAAAAATAATTGAGAGCACGACTTTAGAGGAGCGACTCGTACAGCGAAAGTGACATCACTGTTATACAAAAGTGACTTCgttgttattaaaaaaagacCTCGTTGTTATACGAAAGGGACGAGGTCTCTTTCGTATAACAGTGAtgtcactttcgtataacaaTGAAGTCACTTTCGTTGTACGAGTCGCTCCCCCAAAGTCATGCTCCCTATCATTTCTCATCCTTTtctgaataaaattaattttattattatagtttcCAATCATACTTATCTTCAATAACTTATAATGAAAAAATCCATtgaatacataattaaatatatattgaatctATACTACATAGTCCATAGTGTGCCTTATTTTGAATTTCATAAGTTTTACAAAACCTACAGGGTATTTTATTGCATAGGGATCACCCTAGTCCAAAATTTGAATAcataacatattatttaataatctaattaatcatatattatcaataataatataatgtgtgtcctttctctctcttactgtcattaatattttaattagtacatatactttacttttattaaaatttataattattttaattttctggatcatcaaatttttatttgtatgggCATCCCATGCTcggaataattatttgtatggGTATCATGACCACagcattaataattattttcctaTTAGTTGAATTCTAAACGTGTGAAGTGGATCAAACTAAATTCAACTActcaaacttatttttttacaGTTTTTTTACTACACTCACACATATCTCGATATTTAGTTAAAACATTTAGTCTGTCAAAACGCTATTCAAATTGTTTAAATCGTTCAAACCggtcaaatatttaaaaaataatatttaaataagacgAAAATAAAATAGAACGTCAAACTGATagtaattaataatgtattataacTGATGtcataatacatttaaattaataataatgagatCATATAATAAACTTAAGGACTTATGGgtagattattaaaaatatttatattagaaatagaccaatttaattttaaaactgttaattcaaatttagtatgtttaataaaaaaataataatacatttgtgttttgaaaattatcctatataatatttatatttgttcatatacattaaaatatgcatgaattgttattgatatatatggTTAATCTATTTTAAATCAAACTGATTTTATAACAGTTCAAACTGACGTTTAAAGTTTAATCAATCAATGTCAATAATTTGAATGTTCATctcaatcaataatttattgaattttagATGACTTATAAAGACTTCAATCAAAATGATTTCTTTGACTTAGAAAGACTTCtaacaaaatgataaataaaaaatgtaatgatTTGTTTCAAAGGCAGTGATTTTTGTATTAAGTTCAAAATTGTCTAGTTGTactgaataaaataaaaggaagaaACACTTGCCTTTGTAACTCAGTTAGTATAGTTTTgttcttttaaattttagtatGATTCAAATCTAGATAAAATTCTTACCATCTTCTATggagaaaaaatgataaattattggATTTCTTCAATATAAATACAACATTAATTTAGATAACCTTAAAAATACCTTTCCATATTCCAATTATTAATAGTTTACTAGAAACAAATTTGACAATAATTCAATAGAAAATAGCAAATTCCTCATTAAACGTTTCTTGCTTCTAAGTTCTATCCTCCAAAAGAATCCTCTTCATTTCCTCCACCATCATTCCCATTTGTTCCCTCGAATGTAGAGGCGACGgataaacaaacataatatcCAACATCCCGCCTCTTATAGTGTCAAATACAGCAATTGATGGCCCGACTCCATGAGTCGAAGCACATCCCATATAATCTTCTAATCCGAATTGGCTTTGCAAATCGTCCTCCACAGTCTCCTCGAAAACACACATCAACGATGTCCTCAAAGACGAATGTGGTGTCAGGCTAGGATTTTCCATGGCCTTACACATAAGAAAGTTGAGGTCGGACATATCTGTAAAGTGCTTGTTGGAGAGTTTCGAATTCGTAAACGATGTGTAGATCCTTTCTGCCAAGTCCCACACGGTTTCTCCTCGTTTCACAACATGCATACTTAGAATAGCGGAATGATAAGATCCTAAAACCACAAGTGTAAATTTTTGTAAACGATATTTAGCTCGAAACTTGAGAAAATATCATGGTCATAACTAATTTACCAAAATTGTGACTTGAAAGGGGTGGTTCAAGTTGGGACCGACAATCGGTGAGTGTTACAATAGCGTATTTATTACTAACGATATGTCGCTTATAACCAAGTGAATCGCCGGAGTTTCGCTGATCGGAATGTGCTGCCATCACTCCAGCAGCTGATAAAGCTCCATGTAGCTTTATTCCTCTCAACTTGCAATCCTAATTGACACCCAACATTCAacatttcttttccttttttagATCTCTTATCCAAATGTGAATTCAAACTTAAATGTTTATAAACttgtgaatttaatttaaaacattatttacatCAAGATCCAGATCTATAAATAGAAACATTATAAGTTgtctctttattttaattaatgttcaTTTTGCTCTTATTTTCTCAGGCCAAGTTAtgctttataatttatttattttcccaGTGTTTATtctatgattttttaaaaataaataatttaaaaatatgagttAATTGGACCCCTAAACTTATAATTGTATAACATGTAGGTAATTGCTATATTTTCAATATGAATTCACATATTGATCTACAAATTAAATAGTCTAAAATTTTGGAAATTAGAATATGACCCATGAGCTcctcttatattatatatatatatatatatatatatatatatatatatataaaagaacaattaataattttaaaatatcaatacaacaaaaaattatattaatctattatgttaatattttaaatattcaatttaaaatgtcatttaacatatttaagttttattataaaatattttatcatgttaaaaataataattaaattatcattttaaaataaatttaaaaataattcattatatattgaaatgttataaatatttattattttaattttacaatattaatgtataacaaaaaaaaagtttatattatttaaaaaaagtatattattaaaacattgaaataaaaaaaattatattaaaaataatgaaaattaaaatattaaaaatatatttaaccataCAAACTTTTAAGAATTAGTAAGTAAACTATTtcaaatttagaataaaaaaattagtcacCATAAAGTTGAATATGAAAGAATTAAAGTTCTTGGTTATTTAAATCATCTGAATTTTGTGAAAATTAAGTTATTGtgttatgaattaaattatggGATAGATAAGAGTGtcaaaatgatgtttaattaagaaaaagcAATAtcaattattcatataattttttatttatttttttgacacATACCATGAGTATTTGCGAAGTTTGTTGTATGCTGAGTTGTAACCTCACCATTTGAGAACATCTTGGCCCAGAAACCTCCTTAAACTTTAAATTACTAAATCTAAGTGAATTAACAGAATAGCCTAATATATCAATCCCATGAGCCCATATACCTTTCTTCCCTTTACCAACAGGAAACAAATCTTcaattcccaaactaacctttCCAAAACAACTATTTCCCATTTCTACCCCTCCATTTTTCTCTTCAATCTCCTTCATCAACTCCTTTAACTCCCTCAAAACCCCCACCGCCGTCGTCCGATCACAAACAACCGTATGAAGCCGGAAAACCACCACCCACTTCTCTTCCGGCAGCTCATAAACACTTCCAAAGAAAACAGGAACacctgaagaagaagagaggtTTGGAATTGACCATGGGTTGATATTCATTTCATGTTCGAGGATTATGTGGAGATGGGAGAGGGAAACGACGTCGTCTTTGGGAGATGGGGGAGAGAATGAGTTTAGTTTGAAGGGAGGTAGTGGTATTGTAGATGGTATTATGAGAGAGAATGCGGCGGCGGCGGTGGAGTAGGTGATTTTGGAGGAGAGGATAGGATGGGAATTTTGGAGTTTTTGAAGGGCATTATGGAGATGAGATAAGTTTGGTGGTTT is part of the Impatiens glandulifera chromosome 1, dImpGla2.1, whole genome shotgun sequence genome and encodes:
- the LOC124945285 gene encoding uncharacterized protein LOC124945285, whose protein sequence is MSNRIITGRPLSRSEQSWCKAVSCGTGTTILSLLVSKPPNLSHLHNALQKLQNSHPILSSKITYSTAAAAFSLIIPSTIPLPPFKLNSFSPPSPKDDVVSLSHLHIILEHEMNINPWSIPNLSSSSGVPVFFGSVYELPEEKWVVVFRLHTVVCDRTTAVGVLRELKELMKEIEEKNGGVEMGNSCFGKVSLGIEDLFPVGKGKKGIWAHGIDILGYSVNSLRFSNLKFKEVSGPRCSQMVRLQLSIQQTSQILMDCKLRGIKLHGALSAAGVMAAHSDQRNSGDSLGYKRHIVSNKYAIVTLTDCRSQLEPPLSSHNFGSYHSAILSMHVVKRGETVWDLAERIYTSFTNSKLSNKHFTDMSDLNFLMCKAMENPSLTPHSSLRTSLMCVFEETVEDDLQSQFGLEDYMGCASTHGVGPSIAVFDTIRGGMLDIMFVYPSPLHSREQMGMMVEEMKRILLEDRT